In the Nerophis ophidion isolate RoL-2023_Sa linkage group LG19, RoL_Noph_v1.0, whole genome shotgun sequence genome, one interval contains:
- the mettl5 gene encoding rRNA N6-adenosine-methyltransferase METTL5, whose protein sequence is MKLKELESCLQQVDTFEEPKILLEQYPTSAHIAACMLYTIHNTFDDIQGKLVADLGCGCGVLSIGAVMLEAGLCVGFDVDHHALDTFRRNAEEFEVSNVDLVQCDLCAVRAEDYNNTFDTVIMNPPFGTKHNQGVDMKFLRAAVTMATTAVYSLHKTSTRQHIQKKANEWGMKMEVIAELRYDLPASYKFHKKKSVDIQVDFLRFSKA, encoded by the exons ATGAAACTTAAAGAGTTAGAAAGTTGCCTTCAGCAAGTGGATACATTTGAAGAGCCCAAAATCCTTCTAGAACAATACCCAACTAGCGCCCATATTGCTG CATGCATGCTGTACACGATACACAACACTTTTGATGACATCCAAGGTAAACTGGTAGCAGATCTGGGATGTGGCTGCGGAGTTCTCAGCATAGGAGCAGTGATGCTTGAAGCAGG ACTCTGTGTTGGCTTCGACGTTGACCACCACGCGCTGGACACGTTCAGAAGAAACGCGGAGGAATTTGAGGTTTCCAATGTGGATCTGGTCCAGTGTGACCTGTGTGCGGTGAGGGCAGAGGACTACAACAACACCTTTGACACTGTCATCATGAACCCACCTTTTGGAACTAAACACAACCAGG GTGTGGACATGAAGTTCTTAAGAGCGGCTGTAACCATGGCAACGACGGCTGTGTATTCACTACATAAAACATCTACACGTCAG CACATACAAAAGAAGGCAAATGAGTGGGGAATGAAGATGGAAGTGATTgcag AACTGAGATACGACCTGCCAGCATCTTATAAATTCCACAAAAAGAAATCG GTTGACATCCAGGTGGACTTCCTTCGGTTCTCCAAAGCCTGA
- the ssb gene encoding lupus La protein isoform X1 — protein MSESQEMSPVEMKVARQVEYYFGDHNLLRDRFLKEQLQLDDGWVTLETMLKFNRLKSITSDADVIISALKKSTTGLLEISEDKTKIRRSQEKPLPELTDEYKDTVKHKSVYIKGFPLATTLDEIQEWLNGKGNIENVQMRRDMERQFKGSVFICFDSEESSKKFLERTDIKSFKDNEMLVLSRGDYHAKKAEERKQHKAETKAKVKQDKEQHQKNVEEKDMSVLLEEHSGSLLKFSGELQDVSREDFHELFSGHGRIKWVDFTRGAKEGTLLFDKNAKEAFEKAKEANDGALKVKDNVVTWQLLEGEEEKEVLKKIVEAQQDSFNRSRGKGGRGKFGGRGRGFRKGKGGRDQGRSQGYQGKKTKFDSDDEDAPAPVPPKRELEDADGPAAKVAKTENGS, from the exons TACTACTTTGGGGATCACAATCTTCTACGAGATCGCTTCCTCAAAGAACAGCTGCAGCTGGATGATGGTTGGGTCACTTTAGAGACCATGCTCAAATTCAACAG GCTAAAATCTATTACCTCGGATGCCGATGTCATCATTTCCGCGCTCAAGAAATCTACCACTGGCCTCTTGGAAATCAGCGAGGACAAGACCAAAATAAGGAGGTCCCAAGAAAAACCTTTACCTGAGCTGACCGATGAGTACAAAGATACTGTCAAACACAAATCAGTGTACATT AAAGGTTTTCCCTTGGCAACGACCCTTGATGAGATTCAGGAGTGGTTGAATGGAAAAGGCAACATAGAAAACGTCCAAATGAGGAGAGACATGGAGAGGCAGTTCAAG GGATCAGTGTTCATCTGTTTTGATTCCGAAGAGTCCTCCAAGAAGTTCCTTGAACGCACGGATATAAAATCCTTCAAAGATAACGAGATGCTGGTGTTATCAAG AGGAGACTACCATGCAAAGAAAGCAGAGGAAAGAAAACAACACAAAGCTGAAACAAAAGCAAAAGTAAAACA GGATAAAGAGCAGCATCAGAAAAATGTGGAGGAGAAGGATATG AGCGTGCTCTTGGAAGAACATTCGGGTTCCTTATTAAAGTTCTCTGGAGAGCTACAAGATGTTTCCAGAGAGGACTTTCATGAACTGTTCTCAGGGCACGGACGAATCAAATGGGTGGATTTTACACGAGGGGCCAAAGAG GGCACCCTTCTATTTGACAAAAATGCAAAGGAAGCATTTGAGAAAGCCAAAGAGGCGAATGACGGGGCGCTGAAAGTCAAGGACAACGTAGTCACATGGCAGCTGCTTGAAggagaggaggagaaggaggtcCTGAAGAAGATTGTTGAGGCACAACAAGATTCTTTCAACCGAAGCAGAGGAAAAG GAGGCCGAGGAAAATTTGGCGGCCGAGGAAGAGGATTTCGAAAGGGAAAAGGTGGCAGAGATCAAGGCAGAAGTCAGGGGTACCAGGGCAAGAAGACCAAATTTGACAGCGACGATGAAGATG CCCCCGCCCCGGTGCCCCCCAAGAGAGAACTTGAAGATGCTGATGGTCCTGCAGCAAAAGTGGCCAAAACTGAAAATGGATCTTAG
- the ssb gene encoding lupus La protein isoform X2 yields the protein MSESQEMSPVEMKVARQVEYYFGDHNLLRDRFLKEQLQLDDGWVTLETMLKFNRLKSITSDADVIISALKKSTTGLLEISEDKTKIRRSQEKPLPELTDEYKDTVKHKSVYIKGFPLATTLDEIQEWLNGKGNIENVQMRRDMERQFKGSVFICFDSEESSKKFLERTDIKSFKDNEMLVLSRGDYHAKKAEERKQHKAETKAKVKQDKEQHQKNVEEKDMSVLLEEHSGSLLKFSGELQDVSREDFHELFSGHGRIKWVDFTRGAKEGTLLFDKNAKEAFEKAKEANDGALKVKDNVVTWQLLEGEEEKEVLKKIVEAQQDSFNRSRGKGGRGKFGGRGRGFRKGKGGRDQGRSQGYQGKKTKFDSDDEDAPAPAPVPPKRELEDADGPAAKVAKTENGS from the exons TACTACTTTGGGGATCACAATCTTCTACGAGATCGCTTCCTCAAAGAACAGCTGCAGCTGGATGATGGTTGGGTCACTTTAGAGACCATGCTCAAATTCAACAG GCTAAAATCTATTACCTCGGATGCCGATGTCATCATTTCCGCGCTCAAGAAATCTACCACTGGCCTCTTGGAAATCAGCGAGGACAAGACCAAAATAAGGAGGTCCCAAGAAAAACCTTTACCTGAGCTGACCGATGAGTACAAAGATACTGTCAAACACAAATCAGTGTACATT AAAGGTTTTCCCTTGGCAACGACCCTTGATGAGATTCAGGAGTGGTTGAATGGAAAAGGCAACATAGAAAACGTCCAAATGAGGAGAGACATGGAGAGGCAGTTCAAG GGATCAGTGTTCATCTGTTTTGATTCCGAAGAGTCCTCCAAGAAGTTCCTTGAACGCACGGATATAAAATCCTTCAAAGATAACGAGATGCTGGTGTTATCAAG AGGAGACTACCATGCAAAGAAAGCAGAGGAAAGAAAACAACACAAAGCTGAAACAAAAGCAAAAGTAAAACA GGATAAAGAGCAGCATCAGAAAAATGTGGAGGAGAAGGATATG AGCGTGCTCTTGGAAGAACATTCGGGTTCCTTATTAAAGTTCTCTGGAGAGCTACAAGATGTTTCCAGAGAGGACTTTCATGAACTGTTCTCAGGGCACGGACGAATCAAATGGGTGGATTTTACACGAGGGGCCAAAGAG GGCACCCTTCTATTTGACAAAAATGCAAAGGAAGCATTTGAGAAAGCCAAAGAGGCGAATGACGGGGCGCTGAAAGTCAAGGACAACGTAGTCACATGGCAGCTGCTTGAAggagaggaggagaaggaggtcCTGAAGAAGATTGTTGAGGCACAACAAGATTCTTTCAACCGAAGCAGAGGAAAAG GAGGCCGAGGAAAATTTGGCGGCCGAGGAAGAGGATTTCGAAAGGGAAAAGGTGGCAGAGATCAAGGCAGAAGTCAGGGGTACCAGGGCAAGAAGACCAAATTTGACAGCGACGATGAAGATG CCCCCGCCCCCGCCCCGGTGCCCCCCAAGAGAGAACTTGAAGATGCTGATGGTCCTGCAGCAAAAGTGGCCAAAACTGAAAATGGATCTTAG